In Lactuca sativa cultivar Salinas chromosome 5, Lsat_Salinas_v11, whole genome shotgun sequence, the DNA window ttttttatctaaAACTAACGAACCTGCGCTtacaaaatataataatatatttgaaattcttataaatatatatttttttaaagataTCAATTAACATTCTTATATAATAAGTCTTATCATTTTTATATATGGAAGTtcagttattttttattttttaatttagatAGAAAAATCGTATTAGAAGGATCTAGAAAGAGTACGGGAGTATTTGGCCTTTATCAAGGCGATAAAAGAAAAGGTGGATTTCTTTGAAAGTTTCGGTTTCAACAAGACTTTTAATCCATCTCTTTACCTAGGAAATCTTAGACTTAGAGCTACATCTAAGAAAATGGTCAATCAAAGTTGACTCTGCTCATTTTATAAGCGAAATGGAGAAAAAATCCGACAAATGTATGAAGAGATGAGTGATTTTGTGTACTTTGCGGTTTTTGCTAGATCCTATCCTACCATGAAGTCaagattattataatatatttttcaaagaaatgattGGTTATAAAGATGATAAATTGTCAAATTGACCAGACTTGAAAACACTTCAAATACTTCATTCGGTGATAAAGGTTGAGAAAAAATTTAAGATATACTTGGAAAAATACGAAAACGGGTGGGTCTTTCTCAACAATAAAGTTCTTAACAAGTGGTTGATTATGATGATAATAACGACTTTCTTGGCAACTTCCTTAATGCGGAATGTGATAATTCGGACGCGATgaacaataaattaaaaattatctGAAAGAACCGCCAGTAAAGTACAACAAAAATGTTGATATCTTTGATtgatggaaacttaatgggttaCGGTTCCCAATAGTTGCTGGAATGGCAAAAGGTATTGACTTTTTTTAAGATTCATACTAAAAGGGTGGACGGAATCGTTCCCGTCTAACCTGCTGAAGCCGCTGAAACCGCCAAACCAAAGGTGGAGGGGGTCGTGATCTTGCTGAACCTGGATCCCTCTCAACTCGGCTTCCCCATTTTCCTTCTTTGCTTCCAACCTCCAGAGGTTTATTGAACCTGCAAACCCTTCTCTTTCTTTCTTGCTCTCCTCCCGCAGATCTCTCTCATCCTCCCTGGTCAACCCCGCCATTGCTAAAACCGTTGTGATACCGTCCACCCTAACATTATAACATTTGGGGGATACAAATCTCAACCTCAAATTGCTAAAGGTATCGACTTCTttttttaatatttcatatttCTTTAATTAATGTTGTTTCACTTTATACATTTTGGGGATACAAATCTCAATCATAGCATATGAGTCCACATTTAGCACTACCCATATAGTTTTAACCGACTACCGTACTAACTTGTCAACGATGATAGTGCAAGCTTTGTTGTATACCCAAAATTAGGTTAGAAAGAGTACAAATTTTATAATAGAAAACCTAGGTGACATCTTAAATGACAATGGTGTAGCTTTtggtaattttattttaattcttgttttatTATGATACTATTTTTACATTTTATTAAATGCTAATAACTTTTTTGTTTTGTGCTTTATAATTTATATAGAGATTAAAGAAGCTTTAAACAAAGTTGATGACTAGGCGATGGGAAGAAGGCATTGGAGAAATAAATGATAATTACTTTTGTTGAAACTTGAATTGTATTAAACTATTAGGATTTGTTGCGTTGTATTAAACTATTTAGATTGGTTGAATTGTATCAAACTATGACTTTTTGTAGTATGTTGCTATTTGAAGTTATCAGGGGAAAACATCCAATGAGGAAACGGATTGCATAGATTAATGTGAATAGATGGCAAGGTTGAAGTTATGCTTTGAAGCTGCTTAGTAagtttatgaaaaaaaataaaaataataaagaataTTGGCATTTGGCAAAGATGCATGTAGGGAACATGTTCTGGTGCTTTGTATAAGGCATAAGATGAGCAATACAATATACAACTTACAGATCAACTTGTTGATGCAGTTGTGATTAAGAACTTAAAACAGGTATAGTCAGTCTTGTTTTACTTTTTGGAAGAACCAAAACCTCCAAATCCCATCATAGCTGCAACATCGGGGTCCACCTCGATTTCCTCCTCTACTGCCTTCTCTTTctgttcaacaaaaaaaaaacacaacacATCCTTCCTGCATTACTATTTACTATTATCTTTTTATTATATAACTTTATTAAGTGAGGCCACAAATGTTGGTGAAAATTATATTaccttcttttcctttttcctttctcGCCTTTGACGCTTCTTTTCCTCCTCTTCTTGCTGTTGTTTTAAGATCCGGTCATCAAGATCTGTTTTTTATAGAACAACATCAGCTACCAAGTATTCACCAAATGGGTCTAGggagggtatttacgtcttttaCACTGACTGAATCCATCCCTATCCCTTTCTTTCATCACCTTTTCTCATTTACATTTGTTACTAAATCATGATCCAATTTATTCATACCTTGCTCAGTGAAGGTTCCAGGATCTTTTCGCTTCTTCAGGTTTTCAAATCGCTGCTGTACCTGTGTTTTTCCAATAAATAATGTGCCTCAAAAACACATATTTTCCTAAAAATTTTACATTTCCAACAATTTGGTGAATCAAGTTATCAAGGAACCTAATAAGCTACCTGAAACtgcttcaattatatatatgcaAGTTTCCCTTTTAAATATTTGCTCAAGTATTTTTATGTTAGGCTGGATTTGTACCTGTTCAAGAGATGCACGTTCTACACGCATAGACATTCCCAAGGCTCTTTGATCTGTAGCAAAATAACAatacaaatatataaataaaaagaaaGTAAATCAtgaattataaataataataataataatatctttaCATATGAATTAACTACTTACGTTTCTTCCCATTGATATGGTCCAAATAGTTTGCAGAGTCTTTCACTACACATTCACAAACAGAGCAGAAGTATCCAGCCTACATTGAATCAATTAAATCTTAGCATACCCATCAattttcatcatactttgaactCTAGAACCATTTTATTAGAATTCAATTTTCGTCAATTCAACACAAAAAAGGGTAACAGAATGCATGATTGATTATAAAGTTTACAAATTTACCTGCTGGCTAAGGGGTGCAATTGGAGTGACAACCTATCAAAGAAGAGAGGCATGAAGGAGTCAGAATAAAATGTTCAGTAAGAACCAAAAAAAATTCTATTATAACTTATAACAAGCttcattaaagcataaaaatcaggAGTGACCACAACTTTAAAGGTGAGAGTTTGAAGGGATTTAATCTTGTCACATGGAATAAATGCACATGTATACTATATACAAATACGTACATAGATATGTGTGAGGATATAAATGTGTCAAGAAAAGTGGATAAAAACAATGAAAAAAGAGAACACAAGTTCTTGAATCACCACACAGATAAATGGTGGTGTGACGCCTTGTTGTAAAGCTGGAATACACAGCAATATTGGTCTACTCCAACACATCAAAAAGTGAGGTTTAAATTATGTCTGTTGGTTGTCAATTCATTCTTTTCTACACTAGTTGCTTAAATTAATGTAGTTCTTGTTTCCTGCTGTTGGTGGGCCCCCATATTCTTAACAAAGAGCATACAAGCTAAAGTTCATAAAACAATCAATCCTAAAATAACAAAGTAACACTAGCTCTTATTTCATATCCATGATATTTTAATCCATATGTTTTTCCTTTGGAAGGGACATGAACAGTACACATATTGCTCTTACTTATTAAAGGCCATAAACTTGTAAGATCAAAGATACAAAAAGTCAAAAAC includes these proteins:
- the LOC111908717 gene encoding uncharacterized protein LOC111908717, with translation MAQPNNTAGVDNTFRRKFDKEEYLQRAREREEKELEGRSKSKGPPVQRKPLKHRDYEVDLNSRLGKTQVVTPIAPLSQQAGYFCSVCECVVKDSANYLDHINGKKHQRALGMSMRVERASLEQVQQRFENLKKRKDPGTFTEQDLDDRILKQQQEEEEKKRQRRERKKEKKKEKAVEEEIEVDPDVAAMMGFGGFGSSKK